TTTGAAGGCGGGCGCTGAGCTAGACAAACAGCGTGGATATTTCGACGAATGTAAGCGCCGAACCGGTAACGACCTGGATGTTTGTCATGCTTATCAGCTGAGATTTGAAGAAGCTGAGAGGAAGGCAAATGATACACTTGGAGCTCTAAACCGCTGCAAGGAACTTCAGTCTATCTAATTGAAGCGAACCGTTTATTCGATGTAGCCAAGGGCTTTCATTGCATCAATATTGGCTTCCGTCGTTACAGGCTTAGGATCCCGGTCTTTTTCTTGTTCCTCCACAAATTTACTTAACGCCTTTTGACTATCTGTTGCGATCTGCGGTGACGTTTTGAAGAGGTCGTCCTGCTCATCGTAGTCCTGTGCCTTATTGTAGAGTTCACTTCGCCCTACCGGCGCTTTTTTACCTTTGTGGTCGTAGCGGTTAATGTAGGCATGATCCTGGGTTCTCCACCTGTATATTCTTCGCTGGTGTCTGTTTTGAGTGGCATAGATCCCGCGAGCTGGTGCAGGCGCGGTGCCTTGCATCCATGGAAGTAAGGATTCACCTTGAACGCCTAGGAAATCCGTATCCGGAACAGCGCTGATTCCGAGCACATCAAGCGTGGTGGGTAAGATGTCGACGATGCCCACAGCAGTGGAGTCGGCTCTGGGCTTAACCTCTGCGCGTAAACTTAAAGGCAGGCGAATAATCAGCGGCACATGAACCAATTCCTTGTAGAGACTGTTTCCATGCCCAAGTTCTCCATGCTCAAGAAATTCCTCGCCGTGGTCCGAGGTGACAACGATGAGACTCTCTTGACCAAATTTCTTGTCCCAGTGCTCAAGTAGCCTTCCTATATTTGGATCCAATGCTTTGAGCTCACCCTCATAACGGTGCATCAGGAATTTCATTTGAGCAGAATTAGGCGTGGCGCCGGTTTGTCGAGCGGCTTCCATGGCGTAGTGAAGCTGAACAGGTTCTACTCCTACAGGGTCCGGAGAAACTTCAGGATGCTCGTAATAGGGGTAATGAACGTCCATGTAGTGAACGTAGTAAAAGGGCGTGGCCGGGCCCATGGCTTGCATTTTATCGATGGCAGAATCGGTAAGCCCTTTGCCGCCATAGTAAAAGATTTCAAATTCTTCTCTTAATGTTTCCCGAAGGCGAGTTGGGATAAGACGAAATCCAGGAAACGTGAATGCGAACCGGAGTGCTGATTTTTGGAAAAATGTATCAAACCCTGAGGCGAAACCGTTGCGCCGCTCAAGTAGGTAATTATCCATGAATGCGTGGGTTTGGTAGCCGGCGCGTTTGAGTCGCTGCGCAGCCGTGGGCGCCCAGTTAGGCAGGTAGCCTCTGGCAGAATAGAGTGTCGTTGGATGAATGCCCGTTAGGAGAGTCGCCACGGAGGGTAGGGTCCAGCCCGCTGAGGCCTCGGCATCCGTGAAAACGTGACTATCGTTGGCAAGCTGCTTAAGTGATGGAGCATGGGGGAAGCTAAGATCATCTCCATAGAGGGTATCGGCTCGCAATGTGTCGATCACAATCCACAAGACAGGCACCGGAGATTCAGCTCCTACGGCCGCAACGCTTTGAGCGGTTGATTGAACTCGCGAAACCCTGAGGCCGTAACCGAGCACACTTACTCCTACCATTAAGGCGATGAATAATGCGCTTTTTGTCGATTTCTGAAATTCAGCGAGGACGAGATATCTGCCTAAGGTGTGGCTCCAGATGAGGCTAAGCAGCATAGCTGGGCCGATGGTAAAAAGAGCCGCAACCCCCATGAGCAGGAAGGTTTCCGGCTTTGGGTCGAAGAGTTGCCCAATGGCTAGAAATGCCCCGAAGGCGTCGCTTAAAAAATATGCTGCACCTAATAGGATGCCACTTTTTAGGCTGCTGATAATTCTTGAGATCGGCTTCATAGGCACTACATGCTGGCTCTGTGCAATCTAGTCAAGAATAACCACGCGCAACAATCTTCAGAGTTGAACAGTGGGCGGGCTGAGTATAGCTTGCAGGTAGATTATGAATTATCTCCAGTATTTCAGATTACGAGCCGAGCCTTTCGGACATGCACCCGCTCAGGAGGCTTATTACGCCTCCGCAGCTCATACTCGTGTTGTCGACCGGCTACTTTGGGCGGTTGAAGGCATGCGCGGTCTCGCCGTTGTCTCAGGTCACGTAGGCTACGGAAAGACCTCGATAGCTCGGCGGTTGATGAGCCTTTTAGCGCCCAAGGACTACCATGCGGTGATGGTTGTCATGGTTCACGCGGGCGTAAAGCCGGAATGGCTGCTGGCGCATATTGCTCAGCAGCTTGGCGTCGAAACAGGGGGTGACAACCGGCTGGAACTCATTGGTCGTATCTACACAATATTAGAGCATTTGTACGCTCAAGGCCGGAAAGTCGTCCTCTTACTCGACGAAGCACAGATGCTTACGGGGCGCGAAATGATGGAAGAGCTTCGCGGGCTGCTGAATTTAGAAATGCCTGGTCGTAAGCTTCTTTCAATTGTGTTGTTTGGTTTGCCCGAAGTTTACGAGAACATCTATCTCGACAAACCCTTGGCCCAGAGGCTTGCCTTACGATGCGAATTAACACCATTTGACGAGAGCGAGACACGGGCCTATCTCACGCATCGCCTCGCCGTAGTGGGCGCAAACCGTGTTATTTTTGCCCCAGCCGCCACGCGTTTTATTCATCGTGCTTCGGGCGGGGTACCGCGTTTAATTAACGTCATTGCTGACAACGCATTGCTTGAGATGTTTTTTGCACGTCACGCATCCGCAAGTTCCGAACTCTTGAGCCGCGTGTGTCAGGATTTAGGCATCCAGTCGCCGCCGGAAGAACCTGAACGAGAAGAGCCCGTCTTGAGTGCAGCTGATCTCGGTTTTTGTCCCGACGAAATAGCCGCAACGGTTGCGAGCGAGCCCATACCTTCTGTTCTTTCTGAATCGCTCATCCAGGGCGGTAAAAAAGACATCGCAGATCCTCTGGCTTTTCTCGCCGGCACCGCTGAACCCAAGGATGAACTAGAGTGAGCGTCGATACCGAATTAACCCCAGAGCAGATGGCAAGTCTCGATTCGATATTCCAGGCGGGTCTACGCGCGATGGCCCAGGGCGATTACAAGGATGCGGTAGAACGTTTTTCTCAGATTATTGATGATGGTTTTAGTAACGCAGTTTTACTTACAACCTACGGCAACGCACTAAAAGGATTGAAGCTTTTCGATAAGGCTGTAGCTGCTTGTAAAAGCGCGGTCGAACTCGACTCAGGAAACATGCAAGCGCTCATGAACCTGGGTTCCGCTCATTTAGCAGCAGGTGATTGGCAAAATGCGAAGGCTGTCTATCAGGGTGCGCTTGGTTTGTTTCCAGGCGAAAGTGAGATTCACTTCAATCTGGGGACCGCTTGGCTCGAAGGCAACGAATTAGACGAGGCTAGGTCTGCGCTGCAGCGGGCCGTTGCGCTTGATCGAGAATCGTTCCAGGCTTGGGTGAACCTTGGGGCAGTCAGGAAGCGCCTTGGAGACTTTGAGGGAAGTCGCGAAGCGTATGCAAAGGCGGTTGGACTCGACCCAGATGAGCCCCGTGCGCAATGGAACTTATCCCTGGCTGAGTTGTCTGACGGTGACTATGCGCGAGGGTGGGACCGCTATGAATGGCGACAGCAGGTTGAGGATATCCCGGTTCGGGATTTCCCAATGACTCGGTGGGATGGCCGAATGGAGCCAGCGTCCAACTTATTGATTCACTCAGAGCAAGGCCTCGGGGACACGCTTCAATTTGTCAGGCTGCTAAAATTTGCCAAAGAGCGAGTCCGCAACGTTTGCCTACTCGCACCTCGCCCGCTTTGCCCAATCTTAAAGCACTCGGGCATCGCTGACTATGTTGCGGGTGACACATCTGAATTGCCGCCATGCCACATGCATCTCCCATTGCTTAGTTTGCCACGGCTTACAGGCAATGGGTTTTTGGGTGCGATAGATCAAGTGCCATATTTGCAAGCCCGTCGCGACCTTGTCGAGTCTTGGTCCAAGGCACTTGATGGAGATTCCCATTTTAAGATTGGCATATGTTGGCAGGGTAACCCTGGCTATAAGGAAGATCGCTCGAGATCTGTGCCGCTGCTGTCTTTTGAATCGCTTTGTGATGATTCTGATGTTGAGCTGTGGGCTTTACAGAAGGGCTCGGGCCTGGAGCAGGTTCAAAGTTTTGGGCCGTCCGAGCGCTTAAGGGTTCAAAATGCCGAGTTCGATGTGCAGCATGGCGCATTTATGGATACAGCGGCTCTGGCTTCCCAGATGAACCTCATCGTCACATCAGATACGTCGGTAGCCCACTTGGTGGGCGGCATGGGTCTTCCTGTGTGGCTGGCGTTGCCATTCGTGTCAGACTGGCGCTGGGGGCAATACGGTGACCTCACGCCTTGGTATCCAAGCATGCGCTTGTTTCGGCAAGATTCTTACGGTGATTGGTCCGGTGTTTTTAGGCGGATCAGTGATGCTTTGGTTAAATTCAAAGCATCTGCCTGATGGGTCGACTCAGCCGTCGGCCATTTCTCGAACACGCTCGAGGCTTTCATTCATTTTGGCAAGCATGGTTTGAAGCTCTGCCACACGTGCTCTGTCTTTCGCTACAACATGCTCAGGTGCTCGTGCCACGAAGTTTTCGTTCGCGAGTTTCTTCGCAATCTTATCGTGTTCTTTGGTGTGCTTTTCGATCGACTTCTCGAGCCGTGAAGCTTCTTCGCCAAAATCCACGAGGCCTTTAAGAGGAACCGCTGCTTCAAAATGTTCCATGATTTTGACGCCAGCTTGCTCGGGTCGAGCTGCGTCAGTGTCTTGTAGAGTAAGCGTGCTAAGCCTTGCCAAACTTACGATTTCAGCCTCGTGGCCGGCCAGTGTTTCTTGTGTTTCTGGTTTTAAGCAAATCAAGGTGGCCTCAACGCGCTTGCTTGGTGCGACGCCGCTCTCAGCTCTCACGGTACGAATGGCAGTGATCGCGTCCTTCACCAAAACGTACTCTGCCTCAATTTCATCGTTGGCATATCGTGCAATTGTTTCGGGGTAGCTTGCCAGCATAATGGTCTTGCTGGTGCGTGCAATAGGCAGTTTTTGCCAGAGTTCTTCAGTGATAAAAGGCATCATTGGGTGGAGCATTCTCAGTGCCTCATCCAATACACCTACCAGTGTAGATTGTGCGGCTGCCTTGGCCTGTTCGTCGTCGCCCATAAGGCGCTTCTTAGCCAGCTCAATGTACCAATCACAGAACTCATGCCAGAAAAAGCTGTAGACGGCAGAGGCTGCGTCAGCAAACTTAAACTCTTCCAGTGCAGTGTTGGTTGCGGTGGCTGCCCGAGCAAGTCTCGATAGAATGTAGCGATCCGCTGGTTCAAGAATGTCTTCTACTTCGCTGAGTGGCTTAGGCGTTGTGCCTTCTAAGCGCATCAGGGCGAATCTTGATGCATTCCAGATCTTATTTGCGAATGCTCGGTATCCGGCGATTCGGTCTACAGATAGCTTAATGTCCCGGCCACTGGCACTCATGGAGGCCAGTGTGAACCGTAGGGCATCTGCGCCAAACGCCGGCAGTCCATCGGGATGGTCAGACTTGAACTGCGAAGAAACAACATCTCCATCACAACCGTTGATGAGGTGAAGTGGATCGATGACGTTGCCCTTGGTCTTGGACATCTTGTCACCATTTTTATCCCGAACCATGGCGTGGAGGTAGATGGTCGGAAAGGGTGGTTTGCCCATAAACTTGCAACCCATCATCATCATCCGCGCAACCCAGAAAAACAGGATGTCAAAACCCGTTTCCATGACGGTGTTCGGGTAAAATTGTTCTACATCTTCCTTGTTGTCTGGCCAGCCAAGCGTTGAGAATGGCCACAGTCCGCTGGAGAACCAAGTGTCGAGCACGTCGACTTCCTGGGTAAGGTTGGTGCCATTGCATTCAGGGCAAGCCGTTGGCGTTTCACGTGCTACAATGGGCTTAGCAAGCGCATCAAAGCGTATCTCGCCGTCGCTGGATTTTGTAGCGTTGCAGTCTAGGCAATACCAAGCAGGGATTCGATGACCCCACCAAAGTTGTCTCGAAATGCACCAGTCTTGAATGTTCTCCATCCAGTGGTAATACGTCTTCGTCCAGGTTTCCGGGATGATTTTGGTCTCGCCAGTCTTCACGGCTGCCAGTGCCGGCTCTGCTAGCGGCTTGGTGTCGACGAACCACTGAATCGACAACATCGGTTCAACAACCGCGCCGCTTCTTTGGCTGATGCCCAGTGCCATCTCATGCTCTTTTTCACCCTTTTCGAGGCCAAGCTCTTTCAGTGCGGCCTTTACTTTTTTTCGTGCTTCATAGCGCTCGAGGCCCGCGTATTCAGCCCAGGCCTCCATGTCAATTTGAGACTTGATGGGATCCTTGACGTCAGGCGCATCGACAACGTGGGCATTGATGTCAAAGATGTTGAAGAGCTGTAGCTTGTGCCGCTTGCCTGTTTCGAAGTCGTTAAAGTCGTGTGCCGGGGTTACTTTAACCGCGCCTGTGCCGAATTCTGGGTCGACCAGAATTGCGTCGCCTACGATTGGGATCTCATAGCCAAGGATAGGGTGCTTGACGGTTTTACCGATGAGGTGCTGGTAGCGTTCGTCTTCCGGGTGAACCGCGATTCCTGAGTCACCTAGCATCGTTTCGGGGCGTGTGGTTGCAACGACCAGTTCGCCCGAGCCATCGCTGAGCGGGTAAGCGAACTCATAGAGTTCACCTTTGTAGTTTTCGATGCGTTCAACTTCGAGGTCACTGAGTGCCGTATGTGACTGCGGGCACCAGTTAACGAGTCGCTCCGCTCGGTAAATGAGCCCTTCTTCATAAAGCTGGACAAATACTTCTCGCACGGCAACCGAGAGTTGCTCGTCCATTGTGAAGCGTTCGCGAGACCAATCTAGTGAGCAGCCAAGTACACGTAGTTGCTTTGAGATACGGTTGCCGTATTGCTCTTTCCATTCCCAGACGCGTTCCAGGAATGCTTCGCGGCCCAAGTCGTGCCGGGTCTTGTCTTCACTGGCTTTGAGTTCT
Above is a genomic segment from Deltaproteobacteria bacterium containing:
- a CDS encoding valine--tRNA ligase: MSDANLENLPSAYDPTEAENKWYPIWEEAGYFSPEMNPDGEPYTIVIPPPNVTGSLHMGHALTVTIQDMLIRWRRMQGRKTLWLPGTDHAGIATQMVVERELKASEDKTRHDLGREAFLERVWEWKEQYGNRISKQLRVLGCSLDWSRERFTMDEQLSVAVREVFVQLYEEGLIYRAERLVNWCPQSHTALSDLEVERIENYKGELYEFAYPLSDGSGELVVATTRPETMLGDSGIAVHPEDERYQHLIGKTVKHPILGYEIPIVGDAILVDPEFGTGAVKVTPAHDFNDFETGKRHKLQLFNIFDINAHVVDAPDVKDPIKSQIDMEAWAEYAGLERYEARKKVKAALKELGLEKGEKEHEMALGISQRSGAVVEPMLSIQWFVDTKPLAEPALAAVKTGETKIIPETWTKTYYHWMENIQDWCISRQLWWGHRIPAWYCLDCNATKSSDGEIRFDALAKPIVARETPTACPECNGTNLTQEVDVLDTWFSSGLWPFSTLGWPDNKEDVEQFYPNTVMETGFDILFFWVARMMMMGCKFMGKPPFPTIYLHAMVRDKNGDKMSKTKGNVIDPLHLINGCDGDVVSSQFKSDHPDGLPAFGADALRFTLASMSASGRDIKLSVDRIAGYRAFANKIWNASRFALMRLEGTTPKPLSEVEDILEPADRYILSRLARAATATNTALEEFKFADAASAVYSFFWHEFCDWYIELAKKRLMGDDEQAKAAAQSTLVGVLDEALRMLHPMMPFITEELWQKLPIARTSKTIMLASYPETIARYANDEIEAEYVLVKDAITAIRTVRAESGVAPSKRVEATLICLKPETQETLAGHEAEIVSLARLSTLTLQDTDAARPEQAGVKIMEHFEAAVPLKGLVDFGEEASRLEKSIEKHTKEHDKIAKKLANENFVARAPEHVVAKDRARVAELQTMLAKMNESLERVREMADG
- a CDS encoding tetratricopeptide repeat protein — encoded protein: MSVDTELTPEQMASLDSIFQAGLRAMAQGDYKDAVERFSQIIDDGFSNAVLLTTYGNALKGLKLFDKAVAACKSAVELDSGNMQALMNLGSAHLAAGDWQNAKAVYQGALGLFPGESEIHFNLGTAWLEGNELDEARSALQRAVALDRESFQAWVNLGAVRKRLGDFEGSREAYAKAVGLDPDEPRAQWNLSLAELSDGDYARGWDRYEWRQQVEDIPVRDFPMTRWDGRMEPASNLLIHSEQGLGDTLQFVRLLKFAKERVRNVCLLAPRPLCPILKHSGIADYVAGDTSELPPCHMHLPLLSLPRLTGNGFLGAIDQVPYLQARRDLVESWSKALDGDSHFKIGICWQGNPGYKEDRSRSVPLLSFESLCDDSDVELWALQKGSGLEQVQSFGPSERLRVQNAEFDVQHGAFMDTAALASQMNLIVTSDTSVAHLVGGMGLPVWLALPFVSDWRWGQYGDLTPWYPSMRLFRQDSYGDWSGVFRRISDALVKFKASA
- a CDS encoding AAA family ATPase; translation: MNYLQYFRLRAEPFGHAPAQEAYYASAAHTRVVDRLLWAVEGMRGLAVVSGHVGYGKTSIARRLMSLLAPKDYHAVMVVMVHAGVKPEWLLAHIAQQLGVETGGDNRLELIGRIYTILEHLYAQGRKVVLLLDEAQMLTGREMMEELRGLLNLEMPGRKLLSIVLFGLPEVYENIYLDKPLAQRLALRCELTPFDESETRAYLTHRLAVVGANRVIFAPAATRFIHRASGGVPRLINVIADNALLEMFFARHASASSELLSRVCQDLGIQSPPEEPEREEPVLSAADLGFCPDEIAATVASEPIPSVLSESLIQGGKKDIADPLAFLAGTAEPKDELE
- a CDS encoding sulfatase-like hydrolase/transferase; protein product: MKPISRIISSLKSGILLGAAYFLSDAFGAFLAIGQLFDPKPETFLLMGVAALFTIGPAMLLSLIWSHTLGRYLVLAEFQKSTKSALFIALMVGVSVLGYGLRVSRVQSTAQSVAAVGAESPVPVLWIVIDTLRADTLYGDDLSFPHAPSLKQLANDSHVFTDAEASAGWTLPSVATLLTGIHPTTLYSARGYLPNWAPTAAQRLKRAGYQTHAFMDNYLLERRNGFASGFDTFFQKSALRFAFTFPGFRLIPTRLRETLREEFEIFYYGGKGLTDSAIDKMQAMGPATPFYYVHYMDVHYPYYEHPEVSPDPVGVEPVQLHYAMEAARQTGATPNSAQMKFLMHRYEGELKALDPNIGRLLEHWDKKFGQESLIVVTSDHGEEFLEHGELGHGNSLYKELVHVPLIIRLPLSLRAEVKPRADSTAVGIVDILPTTLDVLGISAVPDTDFLGVQGESLLPWMQGTAPAPARGIYATQNRHQRRIYRWRTQDHAYINRYDHKGKKAPVGRSELYNKAQDYDEQDDLFKTSPQIATDSQKALSKFVEEQEKDRDPKPVTTEANIDAMKALGYIE